One stretch of Kogia breviceps isolate mKogBre1 chromosome 18, mKogBre1 haplotype 1, whole genome shotgun sequence DNA includes these proteins:
- the LEUTX gene encoding paired-like homeodomain transcription factor LEUTX, with product MYPNWFIIKELSSSIHLDESIIKTWYKNQRVKRRKEDQAQRNLSLQDPQQVISVKGEETPLPGPSGNTHAMSPSISAASYNELHEPSCVEQHEGTVATPRSSSCDFLPDDLQQITFRDSDPPWASTPYDMDQLIQLYILPEDDDPSGLDQYLFPACSS from the exons ATGTACCCAAATTGGTTCATCATAAAAGAACTTTCTTCAAGTATTCATCTTGATGAGTCAATAATAAAG ACTTGGTATAAAAACCAGCGTGtcaaaaggaggaaggaggatcAAGCTCAGCGAAATCTGTCCCTACAAGACCCACAACAGGTCATTTCAGTGAAAGGGGAAGAGACGCCCTTACCTGGCCCTTCCGGAAACACTCATGCCATGAGTCCCAGCATTTCAGCTGCTTCCTACAATGAACTACATGAGCCTTCGTGTGTTGAGCAACACGAAGGGACTGTCGCCACTCCCCGCAGTTCATCCTGTGATTTTCTGCCTGATGATCTCCAGCAGATAACTTTCAGAGACTCTGATCCTCCTTGGGCCTCCACTCCTTACGACATGGACCAACTTATACAATTATACATCTTACCTGAGGATGACGACCCCAGCGGTCTGGATCAGTACCTCTTCCCAGCGTGCTCCAGCTGA